In Porphyrobacter sp. LM 6, one DNA window encodes the following:
- the nuoL gene encoding NADH-quinone oxidoreductase subunit L translates to MHPILVIVFAPLLAALIAGLGNRMIGNVAAKSVTTAGLFLAAALSWPIFLGFLGGTATPEVVPVLKWVQSGTLTFDWALRVDTMTAIMLVVINSVSALVHLYSWGYMEEDPDQPRFFAYLSLFTFAMLMLVTADNLVQMFFGWEGVGLASYLLIGFWFKKPSAGAAAIKAFVVNRVGDLGFMLGIFGTYLVFQTTSIPEILAAAPAMSGSTITFVGMRLYTMDILCILLFIGAMGKSAQLGLHTWLPDAMEGPTPVSALIHAATMVTAGVFMVCRLSPMFETAPTALTIVTIVGASTCFFAATIGTTQWDIKRVIAYSTCSQLGYMFFAAGVGAYGAAMFHLFTHAFFKALLFLGAGSVIHAMHHEQDMRYYGGLRKHIPLTFWAMMAGTLAITGVGILGVFGFAGFYSKDAILEAAYARHNGAGQFAFWAGAIAALLTSFYSWRLMFLTFWGKPRWIESEHIQHSVHKTPEQAGEDTTGGYHPHESPLPMLVPLGVLGIGAVLAGFVFHHEFIDGAAFWGGSIFYNEDLIHAMHGVPLWVKLTATAVMLIGLAGAYLAYIAKPDIPAKFVKTFSGLHNFVFRKWYFDELYDAIFVKPAFALGRAFWKLGDIGTIDRFGPNGIAWVVERSSVAAKSIQSGYVYTYALIMLLGLVAAVTYVLL, encoded by the coding sequence ATGCATCCGATCCTCGTCATCGTTTTTGCGCCGCTGCTGGCTGCCCTGATTGCAGGGCTCGGCAACCGCATGATCGGCAATGTCGCAGCCAAGAGCGTGACCACCGCTGGCCTCTTCCTTGCAGCGGCCCTCAGCTGGCCGATCTTCCTTGGCTTCCTTGGCGGCACGGCGACCCCCGAGGTCGTGCCCGTGCTGAAGTGGGTCCAGAGCGGCACGCTAACCTTCGATTGGGCGCTGCGCGTCGACACCATGACCGCGATCATGCTGGTCGTGATCAACAGCGTTTCAGCGCTCGTGCACCTCTACTCGTGGGGGTACATGGAGGAAGACCCGGATCAGCCGCGCTTCTTCGCCTACCTCTCGCTGTTCACCTTCGCGATGTTGATGCTGGTGACGGCCGACAACCTCGTCCAGATGTTCTTCGGATGGGAAGGTGTGGGCCTTGCCTCCTATCTGCTGATCGGATTCTGGTTCAAGAAGCCCTCCGCGGGTGCAGCCGCCATCAAGGCTTTCGTGGTCAACCGCGTGGGTGACCTTGGCTTCATGCTCGGGATCTTTGGCACCTATCTGGTGTTCCAGACCACCTCGATCCCCGAAATCCTTGCCGCCGCACCGGCGATGAGCGGATCGACGATCACTTTCGTGGGCATGCGCCTCTACACCATGGACATCCTGTGCATCCTCCTCTTCATCGGGGCGATGGGCAAGTCGGCGCAGCTGGGCCTTCACACGTGGCTGCCGGACGCGATGGAAGGCCCGACCCCGGTGTCGGCGCTGATCCACGCAGCAACCATGGTGACTGCGGGCGTGTTCATGGTGTGCCGCCTTTCGCCGATGTTCGAGACCGCGCCGACCGCGCTCACCATCGTCACCATCGTTGGCGCTTCGACCTGCTTCTTTGCCGCGACGATCGGCACCACCCAGTGGGACATCAAGCGGGTGATCGCCTATTCGACCTGTTCGCAGCTGGGTTACATGTTCTTTGCAGCGGGCGTGGGCGCTTATGGCGCGGCGATGTTCCACCTGTTCACCCACGCCTTCTTCAAGGCGCTGCTGTTCCTTGGTGCGGGCTCCGTGATCCATGCGATGCACCACGAACAGGACATGCGCTATTACGGCGGGCTTCGGAAGCACATCCCGCTGACCTTCTGGGCGATGATGGCGGGCACGCTCGCGATCACCGGGGTCGGTATCCTCGGGGTGTTCGGGTTCGCGGGCTTCTATTCCAAGGACGCGATCCTTGAAGCCGCCTACGCACGCCACAACGGGGCAGGGCAGTTCGCCTTCTGGGCGGGTGCGATCGCTGCGCTGCTGACGAGTTTCTATTCCTGGCGTCTGATGTTCCTCACCTTCTGGGGCAAGCCGCGCTGGATCGAGAGCGAGCACATCCAGCATTCGGTTCACAAGACCCCCGAACAGGCGGGCGAGGACACTACGGGCGGCTATCATCCGCATGAAAGCCCGCTGCCGATGCTGGTTCCGCTCGGGGTGCTGGGCATCGGCGCAGTGCTGGCGGGCTTTGTCTTCCATCACGAGTTCATCGATGGCGCGGCCTTCTGGGGCGGGTCGATCTTCTACAACGAGGACCTGATCCATGCGATGCACGGCGTGCCGCTGTGGGTGAAGCTGACCGCAACGGCGGTCATGCTGATCGGCCTTGCGGGCGCATACCTCGCCTATATCGCCAAGCCCGATATCCCGGCGAAGTTCGTCAAGACCTTCTCCGGCCTGCACAACTTCGTCTTCCGCAAGTGGTACTTCGACGAGCTCTATGACGCGATCTTCGTGAAGCCTGCCTTCGCGCTCGGCCGCGCGTTCTGGAAGCTCGGCGATATCGGCACGATCGACCGCTTCGGTCCCAACGGCATCGCCTGGGTGGTCGAGCGGTCCTCGGTCGCGGCCAAGTCGATCCAGTCGGGCTACGTCTACACCTATGCGTTGATCATGCTGCTCGGGCTGGTCGCCGCTGTCACCTACGTTCTGCTTTAG
- the nuoK gene encoding NADH-quinone oxidoreductase subunit NuoK, which yields MIGIEHYLTVGAILFVLGVLGIFLNRKNVIVILMAVELILLAVNLNLVAFSAFMQDLVGQVFAMLVLTVAAAEAAIGLAILVIYFRTRGSIAVDDINRMKG from the coding sequence GTGATCGGCATCGAACATTATCTCACCGTCGGCGCGATCCTGTTCGTGCTCGGCGTGCTGGGGATCTTCCTCAACCGCAAGAACGTGATCGTCATCCTGATGGCGGTCGAACTGATCCTGCTCGCGGTGAACCTTAATCTCGTCGCCTTCAGCGCCTTCATGCAAGACCTTGTGGGGCAGGTGTTCGCGATGTTGGTGCTGACCGTGGCTGCGGCCGAGGCGGCGATCGGTCTGGCGATCCTGGTGATCTACTTCCGCACCCGCGGCTCGATCGCGGTCGACGATATCAACCGGATGAAGGGGTAA
- a CDS encoding NADH-quinone oxidoreductase subunit J, whose protein sequence is MIQAIAFYFFAAIVVASAVMVIWSRNPVHSVLWLILAFFNAAGLMVLLGAEFIAMLLVIVYVGAVAVLFLFVVMMLDIDFAAMRAGFSRNAPLGLAIAAILLAELLLAVGAYNAGGLTLGKPLGDAAQPADVSNIAALGALLYGKYILLFEVAGIILLVAMIGAIVLTFQPPKPGARARQDVGKQIRRRPEDATVMKSPEVGQGVEL, encoded by the coding sequence ATGATACAGGCCATCGCCTTCTATTTCTTTGCGGCCATTGTCGTCGCCAGCGCCGTCATGGTGATCTGGTCGCGCAACCCTGTGCACTCGGTGCTTTGGCTGATCCTCGCGTTCTTCAATGCTGCGGGGCTGATGGTGCTGCTGGGGGCGGAGTTCATCGCGATGCTGCTGGTGATCGTCTATGTCGGCGCGGTCGCGGTGCTGTTCCTGTTCGTGGTGATGATGCTCGACATCGATTTCGCCGCGATGCGCGCAGGCTTCAGCCGCAATGCGCCGCTGGGTCTGGCGATTGCCGCGATCCTGCTCGCCGAACTGCTGCTGGCGGTGGGGGCCTATAACGCGGGTGGTCTGACGCTCGGCAAGCCGCTGGGTGATGCGGCGCAGCCGGCCGACGTCAGCAATATCGCGGCGCTCGGCGCACTGCTTTACGGCAAGTACATCCTGCTGTTCGAGGTGGCAGGGATCATCCTGCTGGTCGCCATGATCGGCGCGATCGTGCTGACCTTCCAGCCGCCCAAGCCCGGCGCCCGCGCACGCCAGGATGTCGGCAAGCAGATCCGCCGCCGGCCGGAAGATGCAACCGTTATGAAGAGCCCTGAAGTGGGCCAAGGGGTCGAGCTGTGA
- the nuoI gene encoding NADH-quinone oxidoreductase subunit NuoI yields MTTVSHLIKSFTLWEFLKAHALTLKYFFKPKVTINYPFEKAPLSPRFRGEHALRRYPNGEERCIACKLCEAVCPAQAITIESEPREDGSRRTTRYDIDMTKCIFCGFCQEACPVDAIVEGPNFEYATETREELLYDKAKLLANGDKWERAIAANLEADAPYR; encoded by the coding sequence ATGACCACAGTCTCCCACCTCATCAAGAGCTTCACCCTCTGGGAATTCCTCAAGGCGCATGCCTTGACGCTGAAGTATTTCTTCAAGCCCAAGGTGACGATCAACTACCCCTTCGAGAAGGCTCCGCTCTCGCCCCGCTTCCGCGGCGAGCATGCGCTGCGGCGCTATCCGAACGGCGAGGAACGCTGCATCGCGTGCAAGCTGTGCGAGGCCGTTTGCCCCGCGCAGGCGATCACCATCGAGAGCGAGCCGCGCGAGGACGGCAGCCGCCGCACCACCCGTTACGACATCGACATGACCAAGTGCATCTTCTGCGGCTTCTGCCAGGAAGCTTGCCCGGTCGATGCGATCGTCGAAGGGCCGAATTTCGAATACGCCACCGAAACCCGCGAGGAGCTGCTTTACGACAAGGCCAAGCTGCTTGCGAATGGTGACAAATGGGAACGGGCCATCGCGGCCAATCTTGAAGCCGACGCACCCTATCGCTAG
- the nuoH gene encoding NADH-quinone oxidoreductase subunit NuoH — MTAFFQSLGLSYDWAWTVATLTGIIVISLLVMFSVAMVIYVDRKVLGAIMMRRGPNVVGPFGLLQSFADGLKVFLQETIIPSAANKGIFLLAPIITFTVALAAWAVIPFDAGVVLSDINVGLLYILAISSMGVYGVVMSGWASNSKYPFFSAMRASAQMISYEVSIGFVLVCVVLFAGTFNLSGIVGAQKGFGLGLINAYAVHPLLFPMWVVFFISALAETARAPFDLTEAESELVAGYQTEYSSMSFALFWLGEYANILLMCSLNTLLFWGGWLPPLDIPVLYMVPGIIWFLLKTFVFFFMFSWIWATVPRYRYDQLMRLGWKVFLPMSLLFVAATSGYLMATGHFG; from the coding sequence ATGACCGCCTTTTTCCAATCCCTCGGCCTTAGCTACGACTGGGCGTGGACTGTCGCGACGCTGACCGGGATCATCGTGATCTCGCTGCTCGTTATGTTCAGCGTGGCGATGGTGATCTATGTCGACCGCAAGGTGCTCGGCGCGATCATGATGCGTCGCGGGCCGAACGTGGTCGGGCCGTTTGGTTTGCTCCAGTCCTTCGCAGACGGCCTCAAGGTCTTCCTGCAAGAGACGATCATCCCGAGCGCCGCGAACAAGGGCATCTTCCTGCTCGCGCCGATCATCACCTTCACGGTGGCGCTCGCCGCGTGGGCGGTGATCCCGTTTGACGCGGGCGTGGTGCTGTCAGACATCAACGTTGGTCTGCTCTACATCCTCGCGATCTCCTCGATGGGGGTTTACGGCGTCGTGATGAGCGGGTGGGCGTCGAACTCCAAATACCCGTTCTTCTCGGCGATGCGCGCCTCGGCGCAGATGATTTCCTACGAAGTTTCGATTGGCTTCGTGCTGGTGTGCGTGGTGCTGTTTGCGGGCACGTTCAACCTTTCGGGCATCGTTGGCGCGCAGAAGGGCTTCGGGCTGGGGCTGATCAATGCCTATGCCGTGCACCCGCTGCTGTTCCCGATGTGGGTGGTGTTCTTCATCTCGGCCCTCGCTGAAACCGCCCGCGCGCCCTTCGACCTCACCGAGGCCGAGAGCGAGCTCGTCGCGGGCTACCAGACCGAATATTCGAGCATGAGCTTCGCGCTGTTCTGGCTCGGCGAGTATGCCAACATCCTGCTGATGTGCTCGCTCAACACCCTGCTGTTTTGGGGCGGGTGGCTGCCGCCGCTCGACATTCCGGTGCTCTACATGGTGCCGGGGATCATCTGGTTTCTGCTGAAGACCTTCGTGTTCTTCTTCATGTTCAGCTGGATCTGGGCGACCGTGCCACGATACCGTTATGATCAGCTGATGCGTCTGGGCTGGAAGGTGTTCCTGCCGATGAGCCTGCTGTTTGTCGCGGCGACCAGCGGCTACCTGATGGCGACGGGGCATTTCGGATGA
- the nuoG gene encoding NADH-quinone oxidoreductase subunit NuoG: MPKVTVDGQEIEVPAGATVLQACELAGKEIPRFCYHERLSIAGNCRMCLVEVKPGPPKPQASCALPAADGQEIRTDSPMVKKAREGVMEFLLINHPLDCPICDQGGECDLQDQAVAYGRGGSRFQENKRAVTEKYMGPLIKTIMTRCIHCTRCVRFSEEIAGVDEIGALYRGEDMQITTYLEQAAAHELSANVIDLCPVGALTSRPYAFEARPWELKKTLSIDVSDAVGANITLHSKGREVMRALPRINDDVNEEWLSDKGRYQVDGLTKRRLDRVWVRRDGKLQPAEWTEAFGMIKSALGRSKASIAAVAGDLLDAETMFAAKALVNACGSELTEARQTGMTYDVSNLAAVNFNSTFAGIETADTILIVGSNVRWEAALLNVRLRKAVKAGAKVYIIGPEWDPTYPATFLGNDLKILNRIPKELGDAMKAAKRPAVILGAAALAKGALPAALKLVDKFDLVREGWNGFNVLHISAARMASLMLGFTLPGGMGDIAAAKPKVLLSLGADEMDYAPYAKSLKVYIGHHGDKGAHHADIILPGASYAEKDGTYVNAEGRVQFAEKAVFAPGDAREDWTILRALADALGVTVGFDSFGELQAKMIAAVPALGEEGLADYGALPKADSGAKFEGELAGYPIKDFYLTNPIARASEVMQRCSDELLHGADVREAAE; this comes from the coding sequence ATGCCTAAGGTCACCGTAGACGGTCAGGAAATCGAGGTCCCGGCGGGCGCCACTGTCCTTCAGGCGTGCGAACTGGCGGGGAAGGAAATCCCGCGCTTTTGCTATCACGAGCGGCTGTCCATCGCGGGCAACTGCCGGATGTGCCTCGTCGAAGTGAAGCCCGGGCCGCCCAAGCCGCAGGCTAGCTGCGCGCTGCCCGCTGCCGATGGTCAGGAAATCCGGACCGACAGCCCGATGGTCAAGAAGGCCCGCGAAGGGGTGATGGAGTTCCTGCTCATCAACCACCCGCTCGATTGCCCGATCTGCGATCAGGGCGGCGAGTGCGACCTTCAGGATCAGGCGGTCGCCTATGGCCGCGGCGGCTCGCGTTTCCAGGAAAACAAGCGCGCCGTCACCGAGAAGTACATGGGCCCGCTGATCAAGACGATCATGACCCGCTGCATCCACTGCACCCGCTGCGTGCGCTTCTCTGAAGAGATCGCAGGCGTGGACGAAATCGGCGCGCTGTACCGCGGCGAGGACATGCAGATCACCACCTATCTCGAGCAGGCGGCGGCGCATGAGCTTTCGGCGAATGTGATCGATCTGTGCCCGGTCGGCGCGCTGACATCGCGGCCCTATGCCTTCGAAGCTCGGCCGTGGGAGTTGAAGAAGACCCTGTCGATCGACGTTTCGGACGCGGTGGGCGCGAACATCACGCTCCATTCCAAAGGCCGCGAAGTCATGCGCGCGCTCCCGCGCATCAATGACGACGTCAATGAAGAGTGGCTGTCGGACAAGGGCCGCTATCAGGTCGACGGCCTCACCAAGCGCCGCTTGGACCGCGTGTGGGTGCGCCGAGATGGCAAGCTCCAGCCGGCCGAGTGGACCGAAGCCTTTGGCATGATCAAGAGCGCGCTCGGACGGAGCAAGGCAAGCATCGCGGCGGTCGCGGGCGATCTGCTCGATGCCGAGACCATGTTTGCCGCCAAGGCGCTGGTCAACGCCTGCGGGTCGGAGCTGACCGAAGCGCGCCAGACGGGCATGACCTACGACGTGTCGAACCTCGCGGCGGTGAACTTCAATTCCACCTTTGCAGGCATCGAAACGGCTGACACCATCCTGATCGTGGGCAGCAATGTCCGCTGGGAGGCCGCGCTCCTCAACGTCCGCTTGCGCAAGGCGGTCAAGGCGGGGGCCAAGGTCTACATCATCGGCCCCGAATGGGATCCGACCTATCCGGCGACCTTCCTCGGCAATGACCTGAAGATCCTCAACCGCATCCCCAAGGAACTGGGTGATGCGATGAAGGCTGCCAAGCGCCCTGCGGTGATCCTCGGCGCGGCGGCACTCGCCAAGGGCGCGCTTCCGGCGGCATTGAAGCTGGTCGACAAATTCGATCTGGTGCGTGAGGGCTGGAACGGCTTCAACGTGCTGCACATTTCGGCCGCGCGCATGGCATCGCTCATGCTCGGCTTCACGCTGCCGGGCGGGATGGGCGACATCGCCGCCGCCAAGCCCAAGGTTCTGCTCAGCCTCGGCGCGGACGAGATGGACTATGCCCCCTACGCAAAGAGCCTGAAGGTCTATATCGGCCACCACGGTGACAAGGGAGCGCATCACGCCGACATTATCTTGCCCGGCGCATCCTACGCCGAGAAGGACGGGACATACGTCAACGCCGAGGGCCGGGTGCAGTTTGCCGAAAAGGCCGTCTTCGCCCCCGGTGACGCCCGTGAAGACTGGACGATCCTGCGCGCGCTCGCCGATGCGCTGGGTGTGACCGTCGGCTTCGACAGCTTCGGCGAGCTTCAGGCCAAGATGATCGCCGCCGTCCCCGCGCTGGGTGAAGAGGGCCTTGCCGATTACGGAGCGCTGCCCAAGGCAGATAGCGGCGCCAAGTTCGAGGGCGAGCTTGCGGGCTACCCGATCAAGGACTTCTACCTCACCAACCCCATCGCCCGCGCGAGCGAGGTGATGCAGCGCTGCTCGGATGAACTACTTCATGGCGCTGACGTTCGGGAGGCCGCGGAATGA
- the nuoF gene encoding NADH-quinone oxidoreductase subunit NuoF — MLADKDRIFTNVYGFQDWGLKAAQKRGDWDNTKALLARGPEAIIEEIKASGLRGRGGAGFPTGLKWSFMPKESRDGRPSFLVINADESEPGSCKDREIIRHDPHKLIEGALIAGFAMRARAAYIYIRGEYIREAETLQKAIHEAYAAGLIGKNACKSGYDFDVFMHRGAGAYICGEETAMIESLEGKKGQPRLKPPFPAGAGLYGCPTTVNNVESIAVAPTILRRSAAWFSSFGRENNKGTKLFQISGHVEKPCVVEESMSISFEELIEKHCGGIRGGWDNLLAVIPGGSSVPLVPAAQIRNAPMDFDGLKELGSGLGTAAVIVMDKSTDIVRAISRLSYFYKHESCGQCTPCREGTGWMWRMMERLRTGDAAIEEIDMLQEVTKQVEGHTICALGDAAAWPIQGLIRHFRPELERRITEHNAKFAEAAE, encoded by the coding sequence ATGCTGGCGGATAAGGACCGCATCTTCACCAACGTCTATGGCTTTCAGGACTGGGGCCTGAAGGCAGCGCAGAAGCGCGGCGATTGGGACAACACCAAGGCACTGCTCGCGCGCGGGCCCGAGGCGATCATCGAAGAGATCAAGGCCTCCGGTCTGCGTGGTCGCGGCGGGGCAGGCTTCCCCACGGGTCTGAAGTGGTCCTTCATGCCCAAGGAATCGCGCGACGGCCGTCCGAGCTTCCTCGTCATCAATGCCGACGAATCCGAACCCGGTTCGTGCAAGGACCGCGAGATCATCCGCCACGATCCGCACAAGCTGATCGAAGGCGCGCTGATCGCCGGCTTCGCCATGCGCGCGCGCGCGGCCTATATCTACATCCGCGGCGAATACATCCGCGAGGCCGAGACGCTGCAGAAGGCGATCCACGAGGCCTATGCTGCCGGCCTGATCGGCAAGAACGCCTGCAAGTCTGGCTATGACTTCGACGTCTTCATGCACCGCGGCGCGGGCGCTTACATCTGCGGCGAAGAGACCGCCATGATCGAGAGCCTCGAAGGCAAGAAGGGCCAGCCGCGCCTCAAGCCTCCGTTCCCGGCGGGCGCAGGCCTCTATGGCTGCCCGACCACGGTCAACAATGTCGAGAGCATCGCGGTCGCGCCGACGATCCTGCGGCGCAGTGCGGCGTGGTTCAGCAGCTTCGGGCGCGAGAACAACAAGGGCACCAAGCTGTTCCAGATCAGCGGCCACGTGGAAAAGCCCTGCGTCGTCGAGGAATCGATGAGCATCAGCTTTGAAGAGCTGATCGAGAAGCACTGCGGCGGTATCCGCGGGGGGTGGGACAATCTGCTCGCGGTAATCCCCGGCGGCTCGTCCGTTCCGCTCGTCCCCGCCGCGCAGATCCGTAATGCGCCGATGGATTTCGACGGGCTCAAGGAACTGGGCTCGGGCCTCGGCACGGCAGCGGTGATCGTCATGGATAAGTCGACCGACATCGTCCGCGCGATCAGCCGCCTCAGCTACTTCTACAAGCACGAAAGCTGCGGCCAGTGCACCCCCTGCCGCGAAGGCACGGGCTGGATGTGGCGCATGATGGAGCGCCTGCGCACGGGCGATGCGGCGATCGAGGAAATCGACATGCTGCAGGAAGTCACAAAGCAGGTCGAAGGCCACACTATCTGCGCACTCGGCGATGCGGCCGCATGGCCTATCCAGGGCCTCATCCGCCACTTCCGCCCCGAGCTCGAGCGTCGGATCACCGAACATAACGCCAAGTTTGCAGAGGCAGCCGAGTAA
- a CDS encoding zinc metallopeptidase, producing the protein MNGVTLALAMLGLTGFALGAVLSATGQMNMGVILMGLGLVFQVISLVRLKRAKQQGKQ; encoded by the coding sequence ATGAACGGGGTGACGCTTGCACTCGCCATGCTGGGGCTGACCGGCTTTGCGCTCGGTGCGGTGCTGAGTGCGACCGGTCAGATGAACATGGGCGTGATCCTGATGGGGCTGGGCCTGGTGTTTCAAGTGATTTCGCTGGTGCGGCTGAAGCGCGCCAAACAACAAGGGAAGCAGTGA
- the nuoE gene encoding NADH-quinone oxidoreductase subunit NuoE, protein MVDRTPAPDTPELRARWGAFAWTPENKKLADWHIAKYPEGRQRSAVMPLLDLAQRQVGAETDTQGWLPLPVIEYVAAYLDMPVIRVLEVASFYFMYNLNPVGKFHVQVCGTTPCMLRGSDDIMAACKKRGMVKGGISADGLWTLTEVECMGNCATAPMVQINDDNYEDLTVERLDAVLDALAAGQTPKAGTQEPGRHTSEPSGGPTTLKDMVSANHDYRDEW, encoded by the coding sequence ATGGTTGACCGCACGCCCGCTCCCGACACCCCCGAACTGCGCGCCCGCTGGGGTGCTTTCGCGTGGACGCCGGAGAACAAGAAGCTCGCCGATTGGCACATCGCCAAGTATCCCGAAGGACGCCAGCGTTCGGCGGTGATGCCGCTGCTCGATCTCGCCCAGCGGCAAGTTGGCGCGGAGACCGATACGCAGGGCTGGCTGCCGCTGCCGGTGATCGAATATGTCGCGGCCTATCTCGATATGCCGGTGATCCGCGTGCTCGAAGTCGCCAGCTTCTACTTCATGTATAACCTGAATCCCGTCGGCAAATTCCACGTCCAGGTGTGCGGCACCACCCCCTGCATGCTGCGCGGCAGCGACGACATCATGGCCGCCTGCAAGAAGCGCGGGATGGTCAAGGGCGGGATCTCGGCGGACGGGCTATGGACCCTCACCGAGGTCGAATGCATGGGCAATTGCGCGACCGCACCGATGGTCCAGATCAATGACGACAACTACGAGGATCTGACGGTCGAACGGCTCGATGCCGTGCTCGATGCGCTGGCGGCGGGGCAGACCCCCAAGGCTGGCACGCAGGAGCCGGGCCGTCACACCTCCGAGCCTTCGGGTGGGCCGACCACCTTGAAGGACATGGTCAGCGCCAACCACGATTACCGGGACGAGTGGTAA
- a CDS encoding NADH-quinone oxidoreductase subunit D: MSMQREESLTTTGEVISNYTINFGPQHPAAHGVLRMVMELDGEVIERIDPHVGLLHRGTEKLIEQKTYLQALPYFDRLDYCSPLAMEHSYVLAIEKLLNLEVPLRAQYLRVLFAELTRICNHMLNMGAHILDVGAFTPNLWIMDLREDCLNFFERASGARMHSAYFRPGGVHQDVPEKLLVDIGDWLDNRFFQLFEDAMSLVMDNRIFKQRNVDIAIVSREDAVAWGFSGPMIRAAGIPWDLRKSQPYDVYDRMEFDIPVGTNSDCYDRFMVRVKEVYESARIIRQCLRDMPGGPIASTDGKVSPPKRGEMKQSMESLIHHFKLYTEGFHVPAGEVYVATESPKGEFGVYLVSDGTNKPYRCKIRPTAFSHLQAMDFMSRGHMLPDATAILGAIDVVFGECDR, encoded by the coding sequence ATGAGCATGCAACGCGAAGAATCGCTGACCACCACCGGCGAGGTGATTTCCAACTACACGATCAACTTCGGCCCGCAGCACCCGGCCGCACACGGCGTGCTGCGCATGGTGATGGAGCTGGACGGCGAGGTGATCGAGCGGATCGACCCGCATGTCGGCCTGCTCCACCGCGGTACCGAAAAGCTGATCGAGCAGAAGACCTATCTCCAGGCGCTGCCTTACTTTGATCGGCTCGACTACTGTTCGCCGCTGGCGATGGAGCACTCCTACGTGCTCGCTATCGAAAAGCTGCTGAACCTCGAAGTTCCGCTGCGCGCCCAGTATCTGCGCGTGCTGTTCGCCGAGCTGACCCGCATATGCAACCACATGCTCAACATGGGCGCGCACATCCTCGATGTCGGCGCATTCACGCCGAACCTGTGGATCATGGATCTGCGCGAGGACTGCCTCAACTTCTTCGAGCGGGCGAGCGGCGCGCGGATGCATAGCGCCTATTTCCGTCCCGGCGGCGTCCATCAGGACGTGCCCGAGAAGCTGCTGGTCGATATCGGCGACTGGCTCGACAACCGCTTCTTCCAGTTGTTCGAAGACGCGATGAGCCTCGTCATGGACAACCGCATCTTCAAGCAGCGCAATGTCGATATCGCGATCGTCAGCCGCGAAGATGCGGTAGCCTGGGGCTTCTCCGGCCCGATGATCCGTGCGGCGGGCATTCCGTGGGACTTGCGCAAGAGCCAGCCCTACGACGTCTATGACCGCATGGAGTTCGACATTCCGGTCGGCACCAATTCGGATTGCTACGACCGCTTCATGGTGCGCGTGAAGGAAGTCTACGAGAGCGCCCGGATCATCCGCCAGTGTCTGCGCGACATGCCGGGTGGCCCGATCGCTTCGACCGACGGCAAGGTATCGCCCCCCAAGCGCGGCGAAATGAAGCAGTCGATGGAAAGCCTGATCCACCATTTCAAGCTCTACACCGAAGGCTTCCACGTGCCTGCGGGCGAGGTCTATGTGGCGACCGAAAGCCCCAAGGGCGAGTTCGGCGTCTATCTCGTCAGCGACGGCACCAACAAGCCGTATCGGTGCAAGATCCGCCCTACGGCCTTCTCGCATCTTCAGGCAATGGACTTCATGAGCCGCGGCCACATGCTCCCCGATGCGACCGCCATTCTGGGCGCGATCGACGTGGTGTTCGGGGAGTGTGACCGGTGA
- a CDS encoding NuoB/complex I 20 kDa subunit family protein codes for MNSIVSPPQGLPDISKLSTAQGGEVRQPDADFFKALQTEVNDKGFLVTSTEDLFQWARTGSLWWMTFGLACCAVEMIHVNMPRYDMERFGAAPRASPRQSDVMIVAGTLCNKMAPALRKVYDQMSDPKYVISMGSCANGGGYYHYSYSVVRGCDRIVPVDIYVPGCPPTAEALLYGVMQLQRKIRRVGTIER; via the coding sequence ATGAATAGCATCGTTTCTCCTCCCCAGGGACTTCCGGACATTTCGAAGTTGAGCACGGCACAGGGCGGCGAAGTGCGCCAGCCTGATGCCGACTTCTTCAAGGCGCTCCAGACCGAGGTCAACGACAAGGGTTTCCTCGTCACCTCGACCGAGGATCTGTTCCAGTGGGCCCGTACCGGTTCGCTGTGGTGGATGACCTTCGGCCTCGCTTGTTGCGCGGTCGAGATGATCCACGTGAACATGCCGCGCTATGACATGGAGCGCTTCGGTGCCGCCCCGCGCGCCTCTCCGCGCCAGTCGGACGTGATGATCGTGGCCGGAACGCTGTGCAACAAGATGGCTCCGGCGCTTCGCAAGGTCTACGACCAGATGTCCGACCCCAAGTACGTGATCAGCATGGGCAGCTGCGCCAATGGCGGTGGCTATTACCATTACAGCTATTCGGTGGTGCGCGGCTGCGACCGCATCGTGCCGGTCGACATCTACGTTCCCGGCTGCCCGCCGACTGCCGAAGCGCTGCTTTACGGCGTGATGCAATTGCAGCGGAAGATCCGCCGCGTCGGCACGATCGAGAGGTAA